A stretch of DNA from Jiangella alba:
GTGCCCGAGCTGCCCGACGGCGCCGCCCGCCGCCAGGTGGTGGGCCAGGACCACGGGCTGGAGAAGGCGCTCGACAACCAGCTGATCGCGCTGGCCACCGACGCCCTCGAGCACAGCGAGCCGGTGCGCGTCCAGCTCGAGGTGCGCAACGTCAACCGCACCGTCGGCACCATGCTCGGCCACGAGGTCACCAAACGCACCTCCGGCGCCGGCCTGCCCCCCGACACCATCGACGTCACGTTCACCGGCTCGGCCGGGCAGTCGTTCGGCGCGTTCCTGCCGTCCGGCGTCACGCTGCGGCTCGAGGGCGACGTCAACGACTACCTCGCCAAGGGGCTGTCGGGCGGCCGCGTCATCGTCCGCCCCGACCGCGCCGCGCCGTTCGCCGCCGAAGAGAACATCATCGCCGGCAACGTCGCCGCCTACGGCGCCACCGGCGGCGAGCTGTACGTCCGCGGGCTCGTGGGCGAGCGGTTCTGCGTGCGCAACTCCGGCGTCACCGCCGTCGTCGAGGGGGTCGGCGACCACGCGCTGGAGTACATGACCGGCGGCACCGTCGTCATCCTCGGCCGCACCGGCCGCAACATCGCCGCCGGCATGTCCGGCGGCACGGCGTTCGTGCTCGACCTCGACACCAGCCGGGTCAACCCCGAGATGGTCGAGGTCGAGACCCCCGACGCCGGCGAGCTGGCCCGGCTGCACGGCATCATCTCGACGTACCACCACGAGACCGGCTCGGCCGTCGCCGAGGCGCTGCTGGCCGACTGGCCGGCGTCGATGGCCCGGTTCTCCCTCATCATGCCCACGGACTACAAGCGAGTGCTCGCCGCCAAGGCCGCCGCCGAGCGCGATGGACGCGATGTCGACGTCGCGATCATGGAGGCGGCGCATGGCTGACCCACGAGGCTTCCTGAAGACGCAGCGCCAGGGCGCCACGCCGCGCCCGGTCGACGAGCGGCTGCGCGACTGGAACGAGGTCTATCCCCCACCGGGCATCGGCCGCACGCTGCTGCCGATCATCGTCGAGCAGGCCGGACGCTGCATGGACTGCGGCATCCCGTTCTGCCACCACGGCTGCCCGCTGGGCAACCTCATCCCCGAGTGGAACGACCTCGTCTGGCGTGACGACTGGAAGGTGGCGGCCGAGCGACTGCACGCCACGAACAACTTCCCCGAGTTCACCGGGCGGCTGTGCCCGGCGCCGTGCGAGGCGGCCTGCGTGGTCGCCATCGCCGACGACGCCGTCACCATCAAGAACGTCGAGGTCTCCATCATCGACAAGGCGTTCGACGAGGGCTGGGTGGTGCCGCTGCCGCCAGAGCGGCTGACCGACCGCACGGTGGCCGTCATCGGCTCCGGGCCGGCCGGGCTCGCCGTCGCCCAGCAGCTGACCCGCGCCGGGCACACCGTCGCCGTCTACGAGCGGGCCGACCGCGCGGGCGGGCTGCTGCGCTACGGCATCCCCGAGTTCAAGATGGAGAAGCGCCACCTCGACCGCCGGCTCGACCAGATGCGGGCCGAGGGCACCATCTTCCGCACCGGCGTCGAGGTCGGCGCCGCCATCACCGGCAAGGAGCTGCGGGCCCGCTACGACGCCGTCGTGCTGGCCGTGGGCGCCACCGACTGGCGCGACCTCCCCATCCCGGGCCGCGAGCTGGCCGGCGTCCACCAGGCCATGGAGTACCTGCCGCAGGCCAACCGCAGCTCGCTCGGCGAGACCGTCCCGGGCCAGATCAGCGCCGAGGGCAAGCACGTCGTCATCATCGGCGGCGGCGACACCGGCGCCGACTGCCTCGGCACCGCCCACCGGCAGGGCGCGGCGTCGGTCACGCAGCTGGAGATCATGCCCGAGCCGCCCGGCACCCGGCACCCGGCCACGCCGTGGCCCACGTGGCCGCTCATGCTGCGCACGTCGAGCGCCCACGAGGAGGGCGGCGAGCGCGTCTACGCCGTCTCCACGCTGGAGTTCGCCGGCCAAGACGGCCGCGTCACGGCGCTGCGGGTGGTCGAGGTCGAGCGCACGGCGTCGGGCTTCGAACCGGTGCCCGGCTCCGAGCGCGACCTCCCGGCCGATCTCGTCCTGCTGGCCATGGGGTTCGTCGGGCCGGAGAAGTCGGCGCTGGTCGAGCAGCTCGGCGTCGACCTCGACGCGCGCGGCAACATCGTCCGGGACGACTCCTTCGAGACGACCATCCCGGGCGTCTTCGTGGCCGGCGACGCCGGGCGCGGCCAGTCGCTGATCGTGTGGGCCATCGCGGAGGGCCGTTCGGTCGCCGCGGCGGTCGACCGGAAGCTGACCGGGGTCGACCGCCTGCCGTCCCCGGTCTCGCCCACCGACCGTCCGCTCGCAGTGTGAGCCCGAGAATGAGTAGTGTTGGCGGACGTGCGTAGAGCGAAGATTGTTTGCACTCTTGGTCCAGCGACCGACTCGCCGGAGCGGCTGCGGGAACTGATCGACGTCGGCATGGACGTCGCGCGGTTCAACCTCAGTCACGGGAGCCACGCGGAGCACGAGGAACGGTACCTGCGGGTGCGCAAGGCGGCCACCGAGGCCGAGCGCAACGTCGGCGTCCTCGTCGACCTCCAGGGCCCGAAGATCCGGCTCGGCGAGTTCGCCGGCGGCTCGGCCGAACTGGAGGTCGGCCAGACGTTCGTCATCACGGTCGAGGACGTCGACGGCACCGCCGAGCGGGCGTCCACGACGTACAAGGGGCTGCCCGGCGACGTCGAGGCCGGCGACGCCGTGCTCATCGACGACGGCCGGCTCGCGCTCGAGGTCACCGAGGTCACCGACACCGACGTCGTCACCACCGTGGTCATCGGCGGCAAGGTCTCCAACCACAAGGGTCTCAACCTGCCCGGCACCGCCGTCAGCGTGCCGGCGCTGTCCGAGAAGGACATCGACGACCTGCGGTGGGGGCTGCGCATCGGCGCCGACATGATCGCGCTGTCGTTCGTCCGGTCCGCGGCCGACGTCGACGACGTCCACCGCATCATGGCCGAAGAGGGCGTCCGGCTGCCGGTCATCGCGAAGGTCGAGAAGCCCCAGGCGGTCGAGAACCTCGCCGAGATCGTCGACGCGTTCGACGGCGTCATGGTCGCCCGCGGCGACCTCGGCGTCGAGCTGCCGCTATGGGACGTCCCGCTGGTGCAGAAGCGCGCCGTCGAGCTGTGCCGGCGGCGGGCCAAGCCGGTCATCGTCGCGACCCAGATGCTCGACTCCATGATCACCAACCCGCGGCCCACCCGGGCCGAGACCTCCGACGTCGCCAACGCCGTCCTCGACGGCGCCGACGCCGTCATGCTGTCCGGCGAGACCAGCGTCGGCGCCTATCCCATCGAGACCGTCACCACCATGGCGAAGATCGTCGAGACGGTCGAGGAGCACGGGCTCGAGCGCATCCCGCCGCTGGGCACCAAGCCGCGCACCAAGGGCGGCGCCATCACCAAGGCCGCGGTCGAGACCGGTGTCCTGCTGGGCGCGAAGTACCTGGTCGCGTTCACGCAGAGCGGCGACTCCGCCCGCCGCATGGCCCGGCTGCGCCCCGGCATCCCGCTGCTGGCGTTCAGCCCGCTGAGCGCCACCCGGCACCAGCTGGCGCTGTCGTGGGGCATCGAGGCGTTCACCGCCGAGCACGTCGACCACACCGACGAGATGGTCAAGCAGGTCGACCGCATGCTGCTCGAGCAGGAGCGGTGCCGTCGCGGCGACCTCGTCATCATCGTCGCGGGGTCCCCGCCCGGCATCCCCGGCTCCACCAACGCCATGCGGGTGCACCGCATCGGCGACGCCGTGGGCAAGGTCGCCCCGGCCTACCACTGAGTGGTCGCTGCCGCCGGCCGGCGCTCAGGCGTTGGCCGGCTGCAGCACCTCGTCGAGTTGCCCGTCCTTGGCCGACTCGACGATGAGCCGGAACTGCGCGAGGCTCATCTGCACCCGCTGGCCGAAATCGTCGGTGATGACCACGCGGCGCTCGGGCGGGGCGTTCTGATCGAGGAACAGCTCCGGACAGCCGCAGTCGCAGTTGCCGCAGAACGTCGCGATGTGCTGGAGACGGTCCATGGGCGGCCTCGTTTCTCGCGTTCGGAAAGTGCAGCTGCTCCTTTTTGACGATAACCGAACGGGCCGGTCGGCGCACCTCTTGTTCGCCATTGTGGCGACGAGTAGAATCACGCGGAATTCCGTCCGGGTTCGCCCGGGGTTAGGGTGATCCGTGACCATCGGACAGTCGCTGGCGTCGTTCGCCGTCGTGGCCGCGCTGCTCACCGTCATTCCCGGGCTCGACACCGCGCTGGTGCTGCGGGCCGCCGTGAGCCGCGGCCGCGGGCACGCCGTCGCGGCCGCGCTGGGCATCGGCGCCGGTTGCCTGGCGTGGGGTGTCGCGGCGGCGGTGGGCGCGTCGGCGCTGCTGGTGGCGTCGGAGACGGCGTACCGGGTGCTGACGCTGGCCGGTGCGGTCTACCTCGTCGGGCTGGGTGCGCACCTGTTGTGGAAGAGCCTGCGCCGGCGTGGCGACGCGTTGCCGGAAGCGGCGCCGGCGCCGGGGTCGCTGTGGGCGTCGTGGCTGACCGGACTCGGGACGAACATCCTGAATCCGAAGATCGGCGTCTTCTATGTGGCGACCATTCCGCAGTTCATTCCCGACGGCACGTCGCCGCTGCTGATGGGAATAGCACTGGCGATCGTGCACAACGTCATCGGAATGCTCTGGTTTGCGTGCGTCATCGGTGGCGCCGGATTCATGGTGCGGGCACTGGGCCGGTCCCGGTTCGCCCGCGTGGCCGACCGCGTGACCGGTGTCGTACTGGTCGGTTTCGGGGTGCGGCTGGCGTTGCAGCACCGCTGAGCCCGTCGCCCGGCCTACTCGGACGGCGTGTAGCGCTGCTCCGGCTCGAATTCGGGCCGGGCGTCGTGGTCGAGCTCGAGGTGGACGGCGCTCTGGAGGTCGGTCAGCACGACGACGCTGCTGCCGTCCTTCGGCACGCGGTCGGGTGAGCTGCGCATGCGGGCCCGCACCTCGTGGCGGCCGGCCGGCGAGTCGTAGCTGACGGTGACGTCGAGCTCGGGGTCGTTGTGCAGCCAGACGCGGACGTCGCCGAGCCGGAGCCGTCCCGCGTACCGGTGGCCGTCGCGCCGGAGCCGCTCGATGCGCTGCTGGCGCTCGCGGGCATGGCGCAGGGCGGACGGAAGCCGCGCCACCACCGTCAGGCCCCAGAGCGCAGCCAGCGCCGCGACGACCGCCGAGATGAGCGCCGCCTCGGTGCCGGGCACGCCGTCGAGCGCCTGGCGCACGCCCTCGGCCCGGTCGGGACCGACGGCGACGGCGGCCCCGGCGCCAGCTCCCGCGACCACACCGGCCAGCAGCGGGGCGCGGCAGTACAGCCAGGCCGCCCGGCGCTGGCCGAACCGGTCGCGCGCGTCTTCGCCGAGGCCGACCGCGAGGAGCAGGGCCAGGTAGCCGAGGACGAGCAGGCCGCCGATCAGCCAGCCCGGGGCGACACCGACGGCACAGCCGGCGGACGTCGCGGAACACAGCGACACCGAGCCGAGCAGCGTCACCGCGGCCCAGGCCACGAACGTCAGCAGCGCCGAGACCAGCAGTCGCGGGGTGATGCGTCCCGGCGCCCGGCCCGGTGCGAGCCCGGTGATCCGGGACCCCTTGTCGGCGACCGAGAACACGGGCCGGTGCTCCCACCAGTCGGTGGAGTCGACGTCCCGGGGCGCCACAGCGTCTGTCATGACCACCTCTCCTGATCTGTCGGACCCATCCTCGACGCAGGGGCGTCGCGGCGCCAGAGCCGGCCCGGCTAGGTTGGTCCGGTGAGAGTCGCCACCTGGAACGTCAACTCCGTCAAGCAGCGACTGCCGCGGCTGCTGCCCTGGCTCGACCAGCGCCGCCCCGACGTCGTCTGCCTGCAGGAGACCAAGCTCGCCGACGACCTCATCGAGGACCTCCTCGGCGCCGAGCTCGAGAAGCGCGGCTACCAGGCGGCCTACCACGGTGAGGCGCGCTGGAACGGCGTCGCGCTGTTCTCCCGGGTGGGCCTCGACGACGTCGTCACCGGGCTGCCGGGCGGGCCCGGCTTCCCGCACCAGGAGGCCCGCGCCGTCTCCGCGACCTGCGGGGGAGTGCGGGTGCACTCGGTGTACGTGCCCAACGGCCGCGAGCCCGGCTCCGAGCACTACGCGTACAAGCTGGAGTGGCTGGCGGCGCTGCGCGCCCAGGTCGCGGCCGGCCCGGACGCCGTCATGGTGTGCGGCGACATGAACATCGCGCCCGCCGACGCCGACGTCTTCGACCCCGACGCCTACGTCGGCCAGACGCACGTCACCGAGCCCGAGCGGGCCGCCCTGGCCGACCTCCAGTCGGCCGGCCTGCACGACGTCGTCCGCGACCGCTGGCCGTCCGAGCGGGTGTTCACCTACTGGGACTACCGCGCCGGCATGTTCCACAAGGACCTCGGCATGCGCATCGACCTCGTGCTGGCCGGCGGGCCGGTCGCCGAGCGGGTGGCGGCCGCCTGGGTCGACCGGCACGCCCGCAAGGGCACCGGCCCCAGCGACCACGCGCCGGTCGTCGTCGACCTCGACGACGCCCCCGACGGCGACATCGGACCGGTCGTCCCGCCGCCGTCGGCCGCCGCGCCCCGGCGCGGGTCGGTGAAGCTGCCGCAGTCGAAGTGACGGCGCCGCCCGGCCCGTTCAGCGACCCGGACGGATCTTGCCAGATCGGTTGACATCGGCCGGGAAATGCGAGGAGATGGAATTCTCACAACGGCCGGGTTCGTCTCGTCGCCCGGCCCGGGAGCCCGTGGTCAAACAGCGTGCCACCTGCTTCGTCAGCGAAGGGGTGTGCGCATGCCGACTCGAACCTCGTCCAATCCGTCCCCCGGCCACGCGCGGCTGCGTCCCGACCGGCAGGACCGATTGCGGGCGCGACGCGAGCACGACGACCTCACCAACGACCTCCTCCGCCGGGCCGCCCGGCTGTCCGGCCGTGCCCGCCAGCGCGCCCTCGACGACGTCGTCGTCCGGAACCTCGGGCTGGCCGAGGCGATCAGCCGCCGCTACGCGGGGCGTGGCATCGACGCCGAGGACCTGCACCAGGTCGCCAGCGCCGGTCTCGTCGCCGCCGCCCAGCGGTTCGACGCCGACCGCGGCGACGACTTCCTCTCGTTCGCCGTCCCGACCATCGTCGGCGAGGTGAAGCGGTACTTCCGTGACCACGGCTGGTCGGTGCGCCCGCCCCGCCGCGTCCAGGAGCTCCGCGCGTCGATGGCCGCCGCGGCAGACGAGCTGTCGCAGTCCCGCGGGACCCTGCCGACGCCCGCCGAACTGGCCGCCCACCTCGGCGCCGACCTCCCCGACGTGCTCGAGGCGGGCCGCGCCGCCGAGTGCTACGCCGCCGTCTCGCTCGACCACCCCACCACCGACCCCGGCGGCGACGGCGCCACCCTCGGCGACCTCCTCGGCGAGCCGGAGGGCGGCTACGCCCGCACCGAGGCCGTCGCCACCCTCGCGGCCGCCTGCCGCACCCTCTCGCCGCGCGACGGGCGCGTGCTCTACCTGCGCTACTTCCGCGGCCTCACCCAGCAGGAGATCGGCGACGAGCTCGGCGTCACGCAGATGCAGGTGTCGCGGCTGCTGATCCGCATCCTGCGGCGGCTGCGCACGACCATCGGCGAGCTGGAGCCCGAGCCGGTCGGCGCCGGACCCGGCCACTAGGACGCGGCGGCCAGCCGGACGCGGCGGCCAGTCGGGCGCGGCGGCCAGTCGGGCGCGGCGCCGGTTCGGTTCCTGGTCCGGTGCGGTCAGTGCACCGGCATGCCCGTCATCGCCGGCTTGCCGGCCGGGACCAGCAGCCACGCGACCACGCCCGCCACCACGGCGGCGCCGGCCCCGGCCGCGAACGCCCCGGTGAACCCGTCGGTGCCGGTCGCGCCGGGCGCGAGGTCCGCCGCGGCGATGCTCGACGCCAGCGCCACGCCCAGCGCGGCGCCGAACTCGTGGAACGTGTTCACCAGCCCGGACGTGAGCCCCGCCTCGTGGTGGTCGACGTGGGCGAGGGCGGTCGTGGTGGCGGTGACGAACCCGCCGCCGAGGCCGGCCGTGGCGATGCTCATGCCGGTCACCAGCAGCGCCGTGTCCACGCTCCCGCCGTCGCGCGTCGTGGCGACGGACGCCAGCGCGAGCCCGCCGGCGGCGATCGTCAGCGCGACCCCCGCCACCAGCCGCGGCCCCACCCGGCCGACCGCCTGGCCGCCGAGGTGCGCTCCCGCCGCGACCGCCACCGCGACCGGGAGGAACAGCAACCCCGTGACCAGGGCGCCGTGGCCGCGCACGTGCTGCAGGTAGAACGAGCCGAGGAAGAACGACGAGATCAGCAGCCCGGTCGCCACCAGCATGAGCACCACGCCGGTCAGCACCGGCCGCCGGGTCAGGATCCGCGGGTCGACGAGCGGAGCCCGCAGCCGCCGCTGCAGCAGCACGAAGACGACGTACAGCACGACCGCCGCCACGACCGGCACGACGGTCGACGACCCCGTCCACCCGTCGTCGCCCGCGTTGACCAGGCCGTAGATCAGCGCCGCCGTCGCCGACGTCACCAGCACCGCTCCCGGCACGTCCAGCCGCCGCGGCCGCGGGTCGCCGTGCTCGCCGTGCGCCGGGTGAGCCGCCGCGCCGGCCGTGGCGAACAGCCGCGTCAGCAGCACCACCAGCACGATGCCGACCGGCACGTTCACGTAGAAGATCCACGACCAGCCGGGCCCGGCCGTCAGCAGCCCGCCGACCAGCACGCCGGCCGCCGACCCCGCGCCGCCGAGAGCGGCCCAGACGCCGAGGGCGCGGTTGCGTTCCGGCCCGTGGAAGGTCGTCGCGACGATGGACAGCGCGGCGGGCGAGAGCAGCGCGGCGCCGACGCCCTGGACGATGCGGCCGCCGATCAGCGACTCCGCGTTCCACGCCAGCCCGCTGACCAGCGACGCCGCCGTGAACAGGGTCAGGCCGGCCAGCACGGTGCGGTGCGCGCCGAAGAGGTCGGCGAGCCGCCCGCCGAGCAGCAGCAACCCGCCGAACATCAGCGTGTACGCCGAGACGACCCAGGTCAGCGCGGTGCGCGACAGCGACAGCTCGGCGCCGATGTCGGGCAGCGCCACCGCCACCACCGTCACGTCGAGCACCAGCATGAACTGCGCCACCCCGAGCAGCGCCAGCAGCCGCCACCGACCGGCGGCGGACGGATTCGCGGTCATCCCTACCCCTAACCTGAACACAGCTGTTTGACTTGTGCACCGTACACTAACTCGAACAGAGGTGTTCGACAAGATGGGAGCACGGATGCCGGTCACGACGGGCAAGCGCGCCGACGCCCAGCGCAACGTCGCCGCGATCCTGGACGCCGCGGCGGCCTGCCTGGCCCGCGATCCGGACGCGAGCGTCTCGGACATCGCCGCGGCCGCCGGGGTGGGACGGGTGACGCTCTACGGCCACTTCGGGTCGCGCACCGAACTGCTCGACGCGGCGTTCGTCCGGGCGGTGACCCGCGCGCACGACGCCCTCGACGCCGTCGACCTCACCGGCGACGCGCGCGAGGCGCTGGCCCGGCTGGTGGCGTCCAGCTGGAAGGTGATCGACGAGTCGCGGATGCTGCTGGTCGCGGCGCAGCGGGCGCTGCCGCCGGAGCGGATCCGCGAACTGCACGAGAACCCGATGCGACGGGTGCGGTCGCTGCTCGAGCGCGGCCGGGCCGCCGGCGTGTTCCGGTTCGACCTGACGGCGGACTGGCTGGTGGCGGTCTTCTACACGGTCGTCCACGGCGCGGCCGACGAGATCGGCGCCGGGCGGCTGGCCCCGGAGGCCGCGGCCGACGCGATCACCGCCACGCTGCTGGCCGCCTTCACCCCGCCCGGCCGCCCCGTCCCCGGCTGACGGCGGGCCTCAGTGCGGCGCTGAGCCGCGGACCGCCGCGAGCGCCGCCGCCCGCTCGGCAAGCTGCGGGCCGCCGATCCGGCCGGCCACGGCCGCGAACTCGTCGCTCGGACCGGTCCACTCGAGCTCGTCGACGGAGGCGCTGACCGGTGCGTCGAGCGCCACCGTCGCGATGCGCCGGAACAGCAGCGCGTCGGCGGCGTTGGCCTGCAGCGTCGCGGCCAGCTTCGCGGCGCCGCGCACGGTGACCGTCCAGTCGGCCGGGTCGGACGGGACGTGCTCCAGGTGCCGGTACTCGGCGAGGACGGCGGCGGTGGCCTTGGCACCCCACCCCGGCAGGCCCGGGAAGCCGTCGGCGCTGTCGCCGACCAGCGCGAGGTAGTCGGGGATGGACTCGGGCTCCACCCCGAACTTTGCCCGGACCCCGTCGGCGTCGAACCAGGCGTCGCGGCGGCGGTCCCACTGGACGACCTTGCCGCCGACGCACTGCGCGAGATCCTTGTCCGGCGTGCAGATGACCACCCGCCCGACCCGCTCGTCGCGCGCCGCCATCAGAGCCGCGGCCGCCATGCCGTCGTCGGCCTCGACCTCGACGAGCGGCCACACGGTGAACCCGGCCGCGGCGAGCACCTCCTCGACCACGGGGAACTGCGCCTTCAGCGCCGGGTCGACGCCCGAGCCGTCCTTGTACGTGGGCCACAGGTCGTTGCGGAACGACTCGATGACGTGGTCGGTCGCGACGCCGATGTGGGTGGCGCCCTGCTCGAGCAGCTGCAGGCAGGTCCCGACCACGCCCCGGGTCGCCCCGAGCTCGGGGTCGCGGTTGTTCGGGGCGTAGTGGTAACGGAACAGCTCGTAGGTGCCGTCCACCAGATGCACGTCGATGGTCATGGGGTCATCCTGGCAGCCCTGGCGACCAGAGCTCGAGGGAGCGCGCGGCGACCTGACGCCCGATGCGGGCGACCGCCTCGGCGGAGGGCATCGGGTCGAGTTGCCGGCCGTCCCGCAGGCGCACCGCCACTGCGTCCGCCGCCACCTCCCGCGCGCCGGCCACCACGACGTACGGGGCGAGGCGGGCGGCGTGGATGCGCGCGCCGACACTGCCCTCGTCCGCCGCGGCGACCGACACCCGCAGCCCGGCGTCCAGGCACCGGGCGGCCAGGCCGCGCGCGAACTCGTCCTGCTCCGGGCCGACCGGCACCACCATCACCTGCACGGGCGCCAGCCAGGGCGGGAACGCGCCGCCGTGCACCTCGATCAGCTGCGCGACCGCCCGCTCCAGGCTGCCGACGATGCTCCGGTGCACCATGACCGGCCGGTGCCGGCCGCCGTCGGCGCCGACGTACTCGAGGTCGAAGCGGGCCGGCTGGTGGAAGTCGATCTGGACGGTCGACAGGGTCGACTCGCGGCCGGCGGCGTCGGCGATCTGCACGTCGACCTTGGGGCCGTAGAACGCCGCCTCGCCCTCCTCGGACTCGTACGACAGGCCGGCCGCGGCCAGCGCCTCGACCAGCAGCGCCGCCGACCGTTCCCAGTCCGGCGGCGCGCCCGCGTACTTGCCGCCGGCGTCGGGCAGCGAGAGCCGCACCCGCACCGGTTCGATCCCCATCGCCGCGTGGGCGGAGCGGATCAGCGCCAGCGCGGCGGCCGCCTCCTCCGCGGCCGACGAGACCGGGCAGAAGACGTGCGCGTCGTTGAGCTGGATGGCCCGCACCCGGGTCAGCCCGCCGAGCACGCCGGACGGCTCGGAGCGGTACATGCCGCCGAGCTCGGCCAGTCGCAGCGGCAGCTCACGGTACGAGCGCCCGCGCGAGCGGTAGATGAGCGCGTGGTGCGGGCAGAGGCTGGGCCGCAGCACCAGTTCCTCGCCGCCGACGGGCATCGGCGGGAACATGTCGTCGCGGTAGTGCGACCAGTGGCCGGAGAGCTCGTACAGCTCGCGCTTGCCGAGGACGGGGGAGTGGACGTGCTGGTAGCCGGCCCGCTGCTCGATGGCGTGGACGTACTGCTCGAGCGCGTGGCGGACGGCGGCGCCGGCGGGCAGCCAGTACGGCAGGCCGGCGCCGATCAGCGGGTCGGAGCCGAACAGCTCCAGCTCGCGGCCGAGTTTGCGGTGGTCGGGCATGGTGGTCTCCCTGGGAAGGGGGACGAGTGACCGCGGTGGCGCTACCCGGGGCACTCGCCCCGGGCGGTCGAACAGGATCAGCGCGCCGGGACGGTGTCCGGCGTCGTCGTCGCAAAGGCGCGCTGCATGGCGCCGAAGGTACCATCCGGCTGACGGCGGCCGCGCGCGATTTTCCGCCCCTCCAGCAAATCCTACTGAGTTGATAGGATTAGCGAACCGACCCGGACCGAGGAGGCCGCCATGCCGGCTGAGCAGCACGATCGCCCCGTCGACCTGGTGGTGCTGACGGCGGGGACGGCGCCGTCGTCGCGCATCCGGGCGGTCGCGGCGGCGTTCGCGGTCGAGCTGGCCGGCCGGCTGCCGCAGCCGCCGGTCTGGCGCGACGTCGTCGACCTGACGGCGCACGTGCCCGACCTCGCCGGCGTGCCGTCGGCCGGGGTCGCGGAGCTGGTCGACACCGTCCTGACGGCCGACGTCGTGGTGCTGGCGACGCCGGTCAGCCGCGCGTCGTTCACCGGCGTGCTCAAGCTCTTCCTCGACCGCCTGCCCGACGCCGCGCTCGCCGGCGCCGTCGTCGTCCCGGTGACGCTCTCGCGCGACCCGGCCGAGCGGCACGCCGCCGACCGTCAGCTGCGCCCCGTCCTCGACAGCCTCGGCGCCGCGCTGCCGGTCGCGTCGTTCGTCGTCGACGAGACCGAGCTGGCCGACGTCGCGGCGCTGGCCGACGCGTGGGCGCGGCGGCACGCCGGGCTGGTGGCGGCCGCGGTGACCGAGCTCAGGCGGCCGTCCGCTCGCTGCGATACCGGCCCGGCGGCCGGGCGTACTCGCGCTTGAACGCGGCCGCGAACGCGAACTCCGACGTGTAGCCGACCCGCCGGGCGACGGCGCCGACGGGGAGATCGGTCTCGGCCAGCAGCCGCGCCGCCGTCGTCATGCGCCACCAGGTCAGGTACGTCAGCGGCGCGCTGCCGACCAGCGCGCTGAACCGGCGCGCGAATGCGGCCCGCGACAACCCGGCCACCGCGCCCAGCGACTCGACCGTCCACGGCCGCTCTGGGCTCTCGTGCATGGCGGCCAGCGCGGCGGCGACCGAGCCGTCGGTCAGCGCCGTGCCCCACCCGCCGTCGTGCGCGCCGGCGCAGGTCTCGTCGCTGAACCAGGCCCGCAGCACGTACAGCAGCAGCGCGTCGAGCAGCGCCGGCACGACGGCGTCGGACCCGGCGGCCGGCGCGTCGACCTCGCGCCCGAGCAGGTCGACGGCCGCGCGCAGCGACGGGTGCCGGCCCAGCCGGTTCGGCAGCAGGACGACGTCGGGCAGCGTGGCCAGCATGGGGTGCGGGCGGTCGTGGTCGACGAGGTACTGGCCGCACAGCACGACGAGCTCGGGCGCCGCCGCCGCGGTGCCCGCCGTGAGCACCCGGTGCCCGGGATCGCCCGCGCACAGCTCCACCAGCGGCGTCGACGGCGCCGAGGCCAGCCCGTGCCCGGTGCCGTGCGGGAACAGGACGACGTCGCCGGCGCTCAGCGCGACCGGGTCGCCGGACTCCGGCCGCAGCCAGCCCGACCCCTGCAGCACGACGTGGAAGGCGGCGCCGCGCACCGGCGGGTACCGCCAGCCCCACGTGCCGGCCGCGCGCAGCAGGAACGACCGCGGCCGCCCGGTACGCATGACGGCGACGACCTGGCTCAACGGGTCCACGTCACTCACCCTACGGCGATCGTCTCGCCCACCGGCCGGCCGCGAGACGATCGCGCAGGACGGCGAGACGACCACCCATGGCCGCGCCGGGCTGACGTTCCTAGCGTCGGTGACATGACACGCATCGCGATCATCATCGGCAGCACCCGGC
This window harbors:
- a CDS encoding glutamate synthase subunit beta, coding for MADPRGFLKTQRQGATPRPVDERLRDWNEVYPPPGIGRTLLPIIVEQAGRCMDCGIPFCHHGCPLGNLIPEWNDLVWRDDWKVAAERLHATNNFPEFTGRLCPAPCEAACVVAIADDAVTIKNVEVSIIDKAFDEGWVVPLPPERLTDRTVAVIGSGPAGLAVAQQLTRAGHTVAVYERADRAGGLLRYGIPEFKMEKRHLDRRLDQMRAEGTIFRTGVEVGAAITGKELRARYDAVVLAVGATDWRDLPIPGRELAGVHQAMEYLPQANRSSLGETVPGQISAEGKHVVIIGGGDTGADCLGTAHRQGAASVTQLEIMPEPPGTRHPATPWPTWPLMLRTSSAHEEGGERVYAVSTLEFAGQDGRVTALRVVEVERTASGFEPVPGSERDLPADLVLLAMGFVGPEKSALVEQLGVDLDARGNIVRDDSFETTIPGVFVAGDAGRGQSLIVWAIAEGRSVAAAVDRKLTGVDRLPSPVSPTDRPLAV
- the pyk gene encoding pyruvate kinase, giving the protein MRRAKIVCTLGPATDSPERLRELIDVGMDVARFNLSHGSHAEHEERYLRVRKAATEAERNVGVLVDLQGPKIRLGEFAGGSAELEVGQTFVITVEDVDGTAERASTTYKGLPGDVEAGDAVLIDDGRLALEVTEVTDTDVVTTVVIGGKVSNHKGLNLPGTAVSVPALSEKDIDDLRWGLRIGADMIALSFVRSAADVDDVHRIMAEEGVRLPVIAKVEKPQAVENLAEIVDAFDGVMVARGDLGVELPLWDVPLVQKRAVELCRRRAKPVIVATQMLDSMITNPRPTRAETSDVANAVLDGADAVMLSGETSVGAYPIETVTTMAKIVETVEEHGLERIPPLGTKPRTKGGAITKAAVETGVLLGAKYLVAFTQSGDSARRMARLRPGIPLLAFSPLSATRHQLALSWGIEAFTAEHVDHTDEMVKQVDRMLLEQERCRRGDLVIIVAGSPPGIPGSTNAMRVHRIGDAVGKVAPAYH
- a CDS encoding LysE family translocator, which encodes MTIGQSLASFAVVAALLTVIPGLDTALVLRAAVSRGRGHAVAAALGIGAGCLAWGVAAAVGASALLVASETAYRVLTLAGAVYLVGLGAHLLWKSLRRRGDALPEAAPAPGSLWASWLTGLGTNILNPKIGVFYVATIPQFIPDGTSPLLMGIALAIVHNVIGMLWFACVIGGAGFMVRALGRSRFARVADRVTGVVLVGFGVRLALQHR
- a CDS encoding exodeoxyribonuclease III, which translates into the protein MRVATWNVNSVKQRLPRLLPWLDQRRPDVVCLQETKLADDLIEDLLGAELEKRGYQAAYHGEARWNGVALFSRVGLDDVVTGLPGGPGFPHQEARAVSATCGGVRVHSVYVPNGREPGSEHYAYKLEWLAALRAQVAAGPDAVMVCGDMNIAPADADVFDPDAYVGQTHVTEPERAALADLQSAGLHDVVRDRWPSERVFTYWDYRAGMFHKDLGMRIDLVLAGGPVAERVAAAWVDRHARKGTGPSDHAPVVVDLDDAPDGDIGPVVPPPSAAAPRRGSVKLPQSK
- a CDS encoding sigma-70 family RNA polymerase sigma factor, encoding MPTRTSSNPSPGHARLRPDRQDRLRARREHDDLTNDLLRRAARLSGRARQRALDDVVVRNLGLAEAISRRYAGRGIDAEDLHQVASAGLVAAAQRFDADRGDDFLSFAVPTIVGEVKRYFRDHGWSVRPPRRVQELRASMAAAADELSQSRGTLPTPAELAAHLGADLPDVLEAGRAAECYAAVSLDHPTTDPGGDGATLGDLLGEPEGGYARTEAVATLAAACRTLSPRDGRVLYLRYFRGLTQQEIGDELGVTQMQVSRLLIRILRRLRTTIGELEPEPVGAGPGH